GGTCAATTTCATACTTCCATGTTAGATATTTTCGTAACAAAGTGAAAGACTTATAGATTACGTTAGCTTGAATCACAACTCATATTAAAAATGGtatgttttttcaaaattgagttgCATTATGAAGTGAAAGACCCATTAGTTACTCAAGCTCGAATTGCAATTCACATTGAATAAGTTAGAGTCCAAGTTAAGGAGAGTGTTTATTTTTAGActgaatgagattttttttcttcttctttgataaatatttttatttttcaacaattctctcactttcataaatccaaatatttaaatttgaagcCAAATTCTGGCATCAACTTTTTTATCTCGAGTAAAAGTCTTCATGAAGCTGACCTTAATTGAATTCATCCCTGTATTTGTGTTAGgcaaaactaaatcaaaatgcccaaaatctaTTCGCAGAGTACTTGAAATCAAATATAGTCCTAGTGTTTTCAACATCAAGCTTATGGAAGACATTTTACTATCAATATTCTCCATTTTCTGTACTTGTTTGTGCTGTGTATAGGTGGATTCCATCCAAGCTGCTCAAGCTTGGATCGCTATTCGGCTCAACATGAAACACTGCTCTCATTGTTGGCAaattgtcttcttctttttatgtgattattctttttctttgatgatttatttgaattcaaataatttttcatcttttttaatgATTCAAACCAACCGAACtcaagtttaattgaaattaattttatttggatttcaattcaaatatacCCTTATTATTGTGTATTCTTCTGGTTACTTGTACACAAagaatatcatattatttataaatacaaaacttACATAGATACAGCAAAAACTCCTCACAATAATTCAGCAGAAGCCTCCTTATTCATCACCAAAGCACAAACACAATacaaccaaaaacaaaacaagaagaaaatccaaataaataaaacatgttCCAGGCCAAGCTCAAAGCCAATTTAACAACTTAATATCCTATCAATTCTCCTCTGCATCTTCCTCATGCGCCTCTTCATCCGCTGCCACAGCCTCCTGATATTGCTGATACTCTGATACCAAGTCATTCATATTACTCTCAGCTTCTGTAAACTCCATCTCATCCATGCCCTCTCCTGTGTACCAATGCAAAAACGCCTTCCTCCTGAACATAACTGTGAACTGCTCCGAAACTCGTCTGAACATTTCCTGGATCGATGTAGAATTCCCCATGAATGTCGATGACATTGACAACCCAGTTGGAGGAATATCACAAACACTTGATTTGACATTGTTGGGTATCCATTCAacaaaatatgatgaatttttaTTCTGTACATTGATCATTTGCTCATCAACTTCCTTGGTACTCATTCTGCCTCTGAACATTGCTGAGGCAGTCAAATACCTTCCATGGCGAGGGTCAGCAGCACACATCATATTTTTAGCATCCCACATTTGCTGAGTGAGTTCAGGAATGGTTAAGGCACGGTACTGCTGTGATCCGTGAGAGGTTAAGGGCGCAAAACCCACCATGAAAAAGTGCAGGCGAGGGAATGGGATTAGATTTACTGCTAATTTTCGGAGATCTGAATTGAGTTGACCAGGGAAGCGAAGGCAGCATGTCACTCCACTCATTGTTGTTGAGATCAAATGGTTCAAGTCACTAACTGCGCATCATGTAATATGAGGGGTATATgctattagaaaattttatgacGTAGGTTAAcattaatatgatttgatttaattaaaactaggtaattgaatagttcaataaaaatttacaagCATTATTGGATCTTTACTAGAATAGTTCAATAATCTCTTTTGTATTGACTTGGTTCTTTCTCTAAAACTCTAACACAACAATTTCACGAATTAAAAGTCATTCAAGAATGtttcaagagaaaaaaactaGTCACTGCAATCCAAAGAGCTTTACATATTCAAAAACATGGCTCATTCAAGTTTTTCTATAACTCTAATTAGTAATCTATACCTATTTGTGAATTCAATGGAATTGTTGATAAATATTATGCATGATTTCGAAAGGAGACCAAAGATGTGAATGAAGGACTCAAAAGATGAACTTACAGCTGGGATTTGTGAGCTTGAGAGTTCGGAAGCAGATGTCATAGAGAGCTTCATTGTCAAGCACCATACACTCATCAGCATTTTCAACAAGCTGGTGAACAGAAAGAGTTGCATTGTAAGGTTCAACCACTGTATCAGAGACTTT
This sequence is a window from Mangifera indica cultivar Alphonso chromosome 20, CATAS_Mindica_2.1, whole genome shotgun sequence. Protein-coding genes within it:
- the LOC123203901 gene encoding tubulin beta chain-like, producing the protein MREILHIQAGQCGNQIGGKFWEVVCDEHGIDAGGNYIGNSHVQLERVNVYYNEASGGRYVPRAVLMDLEPGTMDSLRTGPYGQIFRPDNFVFGQNGAGNNWAKGHYTEGAELIDSVLDVVRKEAENCDCLQGFQICHSLGGGTGSGMGTLLISKIREEYPDRMMLTFSVFPSPKVSDTVVEPYNATLSVHQLVENADECMVLDNEALYDICFRTLKLTNPSFSDLNHLISTTMSGVTCCLRFPGQLNSDLRKLAVNLIPFPRLHFFMVGFAPLTSHGSQQYRALTIPELTQQMWDAKNMMCAADPRHGRYLTASAMFRGRMSTKEVDEQMINVQNKNSSYFVEWIPNNVKSSVCDIPPTGLSMSSTFMGNSTSIQEMFRRVSEQFTVMFRRKAFLHWYTGEGMDEMEFTEAESNMNDLVSEYQQYQEAVAADEEAHEEDAEEN